GGTCGTGCGCAGCGCCAGTCTGCGATGGGCGCGTTCGCCCTCGTCGGTCAGGCGCAGCAGCCAGCGCCGTCCGTCGTCCGGATCGCGCGCCTTGTCCAGCAGCTCCCGGCGCAGCAGCCGGGTGACCACCTCGGCGATCGTGGAGCGGTCGAGCCCGACCCGCTCCCCCACCGTCCGCTGGTCCAGGCCGGGCTCCGCGGTCAGCGCGTTGAGCACGGCGAACTGGGGCGAGGTGATCTCCTCGGAGACCATCGAGTTCCACAGCAGATGGTGCGCCTGCTGGAGGCGCCGGGCCAGATGCCCGGGGTGGGTGCTCAGATCGACCGCCGGCACGGCACCGTCCTCTCCGTCCCCGGCCGGACCCCGGCCGGGCCCTGCCCGATGAGTTGCACAG
This DNA window, taken from Streptomyces nitrosporeus, encodes the following:
- a CDS encoding MarR family winged helix-turn-helix transcriptional regulator yields the protein MPAVDLSTHPGHLARRLQQAHHLLWNSMVSEEITSPQFAVLNALTAEPGLDQRTVGERVGLDRSTIAEVVTRLLRRELLDKARDPDDGRRWLLRLTDEGERAHRRLALRTTRMNQVFLGPLSDSEQRVLFDLLHRVSDAAEALRSPAQPSRTPDGAPGPGAG